The genome window CAATGATGTATTCGACGGTCAGCCGGTCTTCAAAACGAATCTCCTGAATAGACAGGTATTGCTTGGTCAGTAGAAGCTCGTCGCGCAAAGGAATGAAATTAGCGTGCTGGCGAGCCAATACACTCCGAAGCAAATCACTCAACGTCGTGACCATCAGCGCGGCTTTTCGGGCCTGGTTCCGAATGATCAGACTAACAATGGTGTGGAGCGTATTGAACAGAAAGTGCGGATTTAACTGCATTTTCAGCGTCTGAAGTTGTGCGTTTGCCAATTGCCCTTTCAACTGTTCGTGATTTACCTGCATCTGAAGGTGCTGCTGCTGCAAAGACCGATACTGATTGATGTAAAGCAGAATGTTATAGCCCACAACCAGCAGCATGTATTCGGCCAGCATAGCCGACAAGGAGGCGCTAAACCAAATATACGCTTTGGTAATGGGCAAACTTGACCGACCAAATTCCAAGGCTAAAGACCAGTTCGAAACCACATACAACAAAGCGCAAATCAGGGCATTCAGGACCATCAAAATAAGCACGTGGATCAACACAACCCGGATGAATTTCCCCTTGGAATGGCCCGTCAGCGGAAAGCGTTGCGCGGCGTACAAGACGACTGGTGTAATAGCCACGCTGCTGGAATAGGACGTTAGTAAATTTATGAAATCGGTAATCGTCAACGATACCGGATGCCCTTCCAGCCACTGTCCAATTCGAAGCGCTAGAAACGTAGTCCCCTCAAACACCCCCCAGAAAAGCAACGCCGCCAGCCAAAACTGACGGAGCGTGAGCGGCAGACCAATGGTGGTTAAAAACCGGGTGATGGATGGCATGACACGAAGTGAATAGCATGTCTTGCAAGATACGGATTCAGAAATAATCGCCCTTGTACTTTTATTCCGAATGGTTTTTATTATCGCTGAACCGCCCGGGAAAGGCCGCGAAATAGAATTGACCACTTGGTAAATGACTAATTGCTTATAACTATACTATTTTCACTTATCATTATTTTTAGTATAACTTTCAACTGTTGGAAAATTTAGGGATCATGTTTTTGCGGTCATTCTGTTTCGAAATGAAGTAAGCCTGTCGTTTTACATTCCTCTCTAACCCATTCAATCCTATGTCCTGCAAACGTTATTTTTTCCTGTTGTTTTTTTGTCTGAGCGCGCTGACAGCCTGTAACGACCACCGTACTACACCAGTTGTGCCAGCGAACCAAACCTACCAGCCCCGCGATTTAGCCGGCGAGTGGCTTTTTATTGGCTATCAGCAAGGGGATCTTGACGCTTTTGATTCTGCTAAACTAATTCAACCAACAAAAGCAGAAGTTCCGACTCAAATCAACAATTTCTTTTCCGATTCGTGGGAAATTGTTTGGGCAGATGCGGTCCAGTATACTGTCAGAACGTACCTGGGGCCATTGCCCAACCAGGCCACAACCTGGCTTCCTTGCCAGTTTCAAGCTTTTGAAGCCTTTGGCCGCAATTTCCCGTCTTATCAGGAACCGGATATTTTGAACGTTCATAAAAATGCGACCTCATTCCGCTTGAATACCGTGGACGGCCAACTGTATGCCCGGTTCCGCACCAACCCATCCGACGGCTCTGCACCCCGGGCGCTGGTTTACCGAAAAGAATAAAGCACCCTGTGGGTTATTACTGCCAAACAGCCCCCTTGCTCCGAAGCATGTTTCGGAGCAAGGGGGCTGTTTATATATCCGGTCAATCCCACTGAGGGTCAACAATTGTTAGTGGTTCAGCCTGATATACAGGGAATAATGCTTTTTTCAGCGAATTTTTATGCAATGCCTCAACGAGGTTTCTGCGTGTCCTACGTACTTTAGCAGAATCCGGCATTGCTAGCTATGAAAAACCGCCTTCTTTTCTTTCTCTTCTGGGTTGGATTTGTGATCAATGGATTTGCCCAGCAGGGATGGCCACCGCTGTACGAGATCAAAACGGATACCACTGTCTTAACGCTCGATACAACGCATTTTCAAGTTCTGGAAGATGTGAAGGGCGATTTGCCTTTTGAGCAAGTCCGCCAAAGTGCCTCGTTTCACTATGATTCTTATTACAATCCTAGCCGGAAATCGCACGTATGCTGGCTGCGGATGCGCATCAAGAATACCTTGCCCCGCGAGCTGAATTTGTATCTCTGTGATTTTTATAGCAGTTACCTGGACATCTATTGGCTGGACGCGCATCAGCAATGGCAGCACCAGCGCACCGGCGAACTTATTCCCGGCAGCCAACTTCCAGACCGAAAAGGAAATAAAGAACGGAATCGACTGTTGGTAACCCTGCTGCCGGGGCAGGAAACCACGATCTACCAACGTTCTGAAAACCTATTTTGGCAACAGCCCCTGAGCTTTCTACTGCCTAAACTACAACCTGAAGCGCATCGTATTCAGTCTGTTTATAAACAGATTCAGATAGATAATGGATGGAAAGAGTATTTCTTCGGCGGGATTATGATCGGTATTCTCTTTCTGGCGATCTGCTACAATCTTTTTATCTTTATTTCTATTAGAGACCGGGTTTATTTATATTTTAGCATTTGCCTGATTTTCTTCACCTTAGACCGTAACGCGTCTCTTATCCAACTCGCTTTTTTTGACGAGCAACCTTATATATTCCGCTTACTAGCCAATTTTTTCTTTATCATCTTTTTCATTTTCTTTATTCAGTCGATTCGAAATTTCATTCGGCCCGCCCCAAATTTGAAGGGCTTAAACAACAGCATTATAGCTTTTTTGGCTCTCACTACCCTTGTTAATCTCTTCCAGTTTTTTGCCTTCCTTTTTCCCACTTTTCCAATTTATGAATCCGTCATACTCATCGAATTCCTGATTCGAATCGTCTACGCGTTATGCATCGTCCTAACCCTGAAAATGCTGAAGCGCGGCTCGGAAGATGCCCGGTTTGTTTTGCTGGCCACCCTGCCCCTTTTTGTTTTTTGGACCATTACCCTAATCGACCGCCTGACGAATATCTATTTTGAACATGCCGTGTTTAGATCGCTATGGGATGGTTTTGGCTACATCGAAAGCTTCTGTTTTGCCTGGCTGATTCTTTTCTTTTCCGGCGCTCTGATCAACCGCTACAACCTGGTTCGCAAGCGGGTAACCCAGCAAGCCATCGAAAAAGAGCAGTTAGAAAAAGAACGCGAAATCGAACGCAACCGCATCATTGCCAGTCAGAATGAACGCCTGGAGCAACAGGTTAAAGAACGGACAGCCCAGTTACAAAGCTCCCTGGAAAGCTTAAAAGTTACTCAGAATCAACTTGTTCAAAAAGAGAAATTAGCTTCTCTGGGTGAGTTGACGGCTGGTATTGCGCACGAGATTCAGAATCCCTTAAATTTTGTCAATAACTTTTCGGACGTAACCCGCGAGCTTTTTGAGGAAATGCAGGAAGAGTTGCGCAACGGCTCGCTTGACGAGGCCCTACTATTGGCCGACGATATCCAGCAGAACTTGCAAAAGATCAATCACCACGGCCAGCGAGCCGACAGTATTGTGAAGAACATGCTGGAACATTCCCGCAGCAGTGGCGGCGAAAAACAGCTTACCGACCTCAACGCCCTGGTGAATGAATACC of Tellurirhabdus bombi contains these proteins:
- a CDS encoding sensor histidine kinase; its protein translation is MPSITRFLTTIGLPLTLRQFWLAALLFWGVFEGTTFLALRIGQWLEGHPVSLTITDFINLLTSYSSSVAITPVVLYAAQRFPLTGHSKGKFIRVVLIHVLILMVLNALICALLYVVSNWSLALEFGRSSLPITKAYIWFSASLSAMLAEYMLLVVGYNILLYINQYRSLQQQHLQMQVNHEQLKGQLANAQLQTLKMQLNPHFLFNTLHTIVSLIIRNQARKAALMVTTLSDLLRSVLARQHANFIPLRDELLLTKQYLSIQEIRFEDRLTVEYIIDPEVGECPVPQLILQPLVENAITHGIADLTTGALIRITARRLADQLIIDVFDNGVGQNQLQNTSGTGLGLTNTLSRLEQAYGLSAQFRFEQPPGGSTTVSLIIPCHYSLDTSSSDYVSVSHAHH
- a CDS encoding sensor histidine kinase; this translates as MKNRLLFFLFWVGFVINGFAQQGWPPLYEIKTDTTVLTLDTTHFQVLEDVKGDLPFEQVRQSASFHYDSYYNPSRKSHVCWLRMRIKNTLPRELNLYLCDFYSSYLDIYWLDAHQQWQHQRTGELIPGSQLPDRKGNKERNRLLVTLLPGQETTIYQRSENLFWQQPLSFLLPKLQPEAHRIQSVYKQIQIDNGWKEYFFGGIMIGILFLAICYNLFIFISIRDRVYLYFSICLIFFTLDRNASLIQLAFFDEQPYIFRLLANFFFIIFFIFFIQSIRNFIRPAPNLKGLNNSIIAFLALTTLVNLFQFFAFLFPTFPIYESVILIEFLIRIVYALCIVLTLKMLKRGSEDARFVLLATLPLFVFWTITLIDRLTNIYFEHAVFRSLWDGFGYIESFCFAWLILFFSGALINRYNLVRKRVTQQAIEKEQLEKEREIERNRIIASQNERLEQQVKERTAQLQSSLESLKVTQNQLVQKEKLASLGELTAGIAHEIQNPLNFVNNFSDVTRELFEEMQEELRNGSLDEALLLADDIQQNLQKINHHGQRADSIVKNMLEHSRSSGGEKQLTDLNALVNEYLKLAHHGMRAKSSDVNVKLVTDFASELEPVKVVPQDLGRVLLNLYNNAFYAVLEKQRQADPTYTPTVTVTTRKMAQFIEIRVTDNGTGIPEGAKQKIFQPFFTTKPTGQGTGLGLSLSYDIVTKGHGGQLEVETTEGEGTQLVIRLPL